Proteins found in one Camelus bactrianus isolate YW-2024 breed Bactrian camel chromosome 5, ASM4877302v1, whole genome shotgun sequence genomic segment:
- the LOC123618339 gene encoding small membrane A-kinase anchor protein: MGCMKSKQTFPFPTTLESGKRHVNEESFMPEERFLPRMPSLVNVKEEVKEPPGPEIVVFEFAHRLSQEILTDALQQWAGDNIKYYDIPYIESEGP; this comes from the coding sequence ATGGGCTGCATGAAATCAAAGCAAACGTTCCCATTTCCCACCACACTTGAGAGTGGGAAGAGGCATGTGAACGAGGAAAGCTTTATGCCTGAAGAGAGATTTCTACCCAGGATGCCTTCTCTGGTTAACGTCAAAGAGGAAGTGAAGGAACCCCCAGGGCCTGAAATCGTGGTCTTCGAGTTTGCACACCGCCTGTCCCAGGAGATCCTGACTGACGCCCTGCAGCAGTGGGCAGGCGACAACATCAAGTACTATGACATCCCCTATATCGAGAGTGAGGGGCCTTGA